The window GTCTGAAAGGGCCCAGCGTCAAGCTGTCTCTGTCGAGGTGCTTCGCGAACAGCGCTCAGCGTTCGGCTTATTTAGCTTATTTGGAGCTCTCCGAAATGATCTGTGCTCAGGTCGTTTTTCGTCATAATTGATCCATGCCCTCGCCAATTCTAGGTACTAAGCTCTATATCCCCCCATCTCGAGCCAAAATTGTTCTCCGTCCTCACCTCATTGAGCAACTGAACGTGGGTCTTCACCGCAAACTGACTCTCGTCTCTGCCCCGGCAGGCTTCGGCAAAACCACGCTGGTCAGCGAATGGCTCGCCGGTTGCGAGCGACCAGCCGCTTGGCTGTCGCTGGACGAAGGCGATAACGACCCCACCCGCTTTCTGGCTTACCTCATCGCTGCTTTGCAGACAGTTGTACCGACTATTGGAGAAGGGGTACTCGGCGTGCTCCAATCCCCTCAGCCATCGCCTATCGAAACGATACTGACGGTCTTGCTCAATGAAGTCACCACCATGCCGGACGATTTCGTTCTCGTCCTCGACGACTACCACGTCCTTGATGCCAAACCCATCGACCATGCCCTCACCTTTGTGCTCGAGCACCTGCCCCCCCAGATGCACCTGGTCATCGCTACCCGTGAAGACCCACAGCTACCTCTGGCCCGGTTACGCGCGCGGGGCCAATTGAGCGAACTGCGCGCCAGCGACTTGCGCTTTACCCCCTCCGAAGCCGCCGAATTTCTCAAAGGGGTGATGGGCCTAAACCTCTTAGCACAAGACATCGCTCTACTTGAGACCCGCACCGAAGGCTGGATTGCCGGCCTGCAGCTGGCCGCGCTTTCCATGCAAGGGCAAAAGGATACTGCGGCGTTTATCCGAGTCTTTACCGGCAGCCACCGTTTCGTGCTGGACTATCTGGTCGAAGAGGTGTTGCAGCGCCAGCCTGAGCGCGCGCGCAGCTTCTTGCTGCAGACCGCGATGCTGGAGAGGCTGAGCGGGCCGCTATGCGATGCCGTCACCGAGCGAGAGGACGGCAGGAGGATGCTCGAGAGCCTGGAGCGCAATAACCTCTTCGTCGTCCCACTCGACGACGAGCGCCGCTGGTACCGTTATCACCACCTCTTTGCCGAGGTGTTGCAGGCGCGCTTGCTGGAAGAGCGGCCCCATCAGCTACCCGGCCTGCACCGGCGGGCGAGCGCCTGGTACGAGCAGAACGGCTTGCCGTCAGACGCCATCCGCCACGCGCTCGCCGCTAAGGATTTCGCTCGAGCGGCGGGCTTAGTCGAGCTGGCAGCCAGGGCGATGCTCACGAGCAGACAGGAGGAAACGTTCCTTGGCTGGCTGAAGGCACTACCAGACGAGCTGGTCAAGACAAGGCCCGTGCTCAGCGTGTACTATGCCTTGGCTTTGGTCTCTATCGACCTGGGGGCCGCCGAGGCCCGATTGCGGGACGCCGAACGGTTGCTCGACACTGCGGCACATATGAGTGAGCGGCCGGAAGCCCCAGCGGCCCGAATGGTCGTTGTGGACGAAGAGGAGTTTCGGTCCCTGCCGGGGATAACGGCCATCACCCGCGCCTATCACGCCGGGGCGCTCGGCGACGTGCGTGGCAGCGTGAGCTACGCCCGGCGGGCGCTGGACCTCTTGCCTGCGGGCGACCATTTGTGGCGCGGCGCCGCAGCCGCGCTCCTGGGGCTCGCGACCTGGAGCAACGGAGAGCTGGAGGTCGCCTACCGGTTCTTTGCCGACGGCATGGCGAGTCTGCGGATGATCAGCGACATCACCCAGTCAAACAGCGGCGCATTCATCCTGGC is drawn from Deinococcota bacterium and contains these coding sequences:
- a CDS encoding LuxR C-terminal-related transcriptional regulator, with amino-acid sequence MPSPILGTKLYIPPSRAKIVLRPHLIEQLNVGLHRKLTLVSAPAGFGKTTLVSEWLAGCERPAAWLSLDEGDNDPTRFLAYLIAALQTVVPTIGEGVLGVLQSPQPSPIETILTVLLNEVTTMPDDFVLVLDDYHVLDAKPIDHALTFVLEHLPPQMHLVIATREDPQLPLARLRARGQLSELRASDLRFTPSEAAEFLKGVMGLNLLAQDIALLETRTEGWIAGLQLAALSMQGQKDTAAFIRVFTGSHRFVLDYLVEEVLQRQPERARSFLLQTAMLERLSGPLCDAVTEREDGRRMLESLERNNLFVVPLDDERRWYRYHHLFAEVLQARLLEERPHQLPGLHRRASAWYEQNGLPSDAIRHALAAKDFARAAGLVELAARAMLTSRQEETFLGWLKALPDELVKTRPVLSVYYALALVSIDLGAAEARLRDAERLLDTAAHMSERPEAPAARMVVVDEEEFRSLPGITAITRAYHAGALGDVRGSVSYARRALDLLPAGDHLWRGAAAALLGLATWSNGELEVAYRFFADGMASLRMISDITQSNSGAFILADIRTAQGRLREAARIYERALHLAAGQGKFMPPGTADLYVGMSELRREHNDLEAASQYLLKSKELGAHNGLSENRYRWHVAMARVKEAQGDLAGALELLGEAERLYIPSPDPYVRPIAALKARVLVRQGRLHEAQEWVREQGLSSDDDLSYLREFEHITLARMLIAQYKIDQVEGPILEATALLERLLQAAEGGGRMGSVIEILVLQALGLEAQGDITPALTPLARALTLAQPEDYVRIFVDEGVPIARLLSEVASHGMMPDYAGKLLAVFEAEEQESEDKPYLPPAPPAQDLLEPLSQRELEVLRLIAQGLSNREISKRLFRALSTIKGHNRIIFDKLQVKSRTEAVARARELGLL